One window of the Anaeromyxobacter dehalogenans 2CP-C genome contains the following:
- a CDS encoding caspase family protein, translated as MFAPSPSPPRPAAAPPRARRACALLAALACLAPAPGRADGPADDAPPPATNAGPAAEKGGLVPLDLPRAKVAAAHAPRRLALLLGVQRFDDASWRPLRYPDADARALGEALRDPGGFDEVRVLTGATRAEVRDALRALASSDRDERDTVVVYVSSHGTLARDAAGQLRRYLVVRDTRLDDVPGTALAMDELNAEFDRLRSRRKVLVLATCHSGGGKSLLPDEVRRELEATKAGFLVRPIEEVSRASTVLAASDWGETAREDERLGHDIYTYFLVEALRAGADRNGDGAVTASEAHDYARRRTYAYTAGRQRPSAESTEVGADPIVLVGRVERKGKPELYSYATRLDGFTVSVDGRPLAELPGGVVLEPGRSRVQLAKGGGPALLDRTVSLDPGERVDVLTLLERAQGRWEAAPRVALLAFLDARSRREVLGPVPGFGAAFTARGWPAPSLSLRLDLVTSFGRSRIRQDGAEATFGYTALAAGVGVPWRFEPAALRGAALLAGPRLSLLWLDRRFDLALAPPAQRVLTFTPGLLLGAAVPLGRGFTAGAELHLDWLLLRVDRENRSTGLAELLVGAGYRF; from the coding sequence ATGTTCGCGCCGTCCCCCAGCCCGCCACGGCCCGCGGCCGCGCCCCCGCGCGCGCGGCGCGCCTGCGCGCTGCTCGCCGCGCTCGCCTGCCTCGCCCCGGCCCCCGGACGCGCCGACGGACCCGCCGATGACGCCCCGCCGCCCGCCACGAACGCGGGGCCCGCGGCGGAGAAGGGCGGCCTCGTCCCGCTCGACCTGCCCCGCGCGAAGGTGGCGGCGGCGCACGCGCCGCGACGGCTCGCGCTGCTCCTCGGCGTGCAGCGCTTCGACGACGCGAGCTGGCGGCCGCTGCGGTACCCGGACGCCGACGCGCGCGCGCTCGGCGAGGCGCTGCGGGATCCGGGCGGGTTCGACGAGGTGCGGGTGCTCACCGGCGCCACGCGCGCCGAGGTGCGCGACGCGCTCCGGGCGCTCGCCTCGTCCGACCGCGACGAGCGCGACACCGTCGTCGTCTACGTCTCCTCGCACGGCACGCTGGCGCGCGACGCGGCCGGCCAGCTCCGCCGGTACCTGGTGGTGCGCGACACCCGGCTCGACGACGTGCCCGGCACCGCGCTCGCCATGGACGAGCTGAACGCCGAGTTCGACCGGCTGCGCTCGCGGCGCAAGGTGCTGGTGCTCGCGACCTGCCACTCGGGCGGCGGCAAGTCGCTCCTGCCCGACGAGGTCCGCCGCGAGCTCGAGGCCACCAAGGCGGGCTTCCTGGTGCGGCCCATCGAGGAGGTCTCGCGCGCGAGCACCGTGCTCGCCGCCAGCGACTGGGGCGAGACCGCGCGCGAGGACGAGCGGCTCGGGCACGACATCTACACGTACTTCCTGGTCGAGGCGCTCCGCGCCGGCGCCGACCGCAACGGCGACGGCGCGGTGACCGCCTCGGAGGCGCACGACTACGCGCGCCGCCGGACCTACGCGTACACCGCCGGCCGGCAGCGGCCCAGCGCCGAGTCCACCGAGGTGGGCGCCGATCCCATCGTGCTGGTGGGGCGCGTCGAGCGGAAGGGGAAGCCGGAGCTGTACAGCTACGCCACGCGGCTCGACGGGTTCACGGTGAGCGTGGACGGGCGGCCGCTGGCGGAGCTGCCGGGCGGGGTGGTCCTCGAGCCCGGCCGCAGCCGCGTGCAGCTCGCGAAGGGCGGCGGGCCGGCGCTGCTCGACCGGACCGTCTCGCTCGACCCGGGCGAGCGGGTGGACGTGCTGACGCTCCTGGAGCGCGCGCAGGGGCGCTGGGAGGCGGCGCCGAGGGTGGCGCTGCTCGCGTTCCTGGACGCGCGCAGCCGGCGCGAGGTGCTCGGGCCCGTCCCCGGCTTCGGCGCGGCCTTCACGGCGCGCGGCTGGCCGGCGCCCTCGCTCTCGCTCCGGCTCGACCTCGTCACGTCCTTCGGGCGCTCGCGCATCCGGCAGGACGGGGCCGAGGCCACGTTTGGCTACACCGCGCTCGCGGCCGGCGTGGGCGTCCCCTGGCGCTTCGAGCCGGCGGCGCTCCGCGGCGCCGCGCTCCTCGCCGGCCCGCGCCTGTCGCTGCTCTGGCTCGACCGGCGCTTCGACCTCGCGCTCGCGCCGCCCGCGCAGCGCGTCCTGACGTTCACCCCCGGGCTGCTGCTCGGCGCCGCCGTGCCGCTCGGGCGCGGCTTCACCGCGGGCGCGGAGCTGCACCTCGACTGGCTCCTGCTCCGCGTGGACCGCGAGAACCGCTCCACCGGCCTGGCCGAGCTGCTGGTGGGCGCGGGGTACCGCTTCTGA
- a CDS encoding tetratricopeptide repeat protein: MRTLPPLAVLAAVAVAGCTPRAHTFSRPPTAAAPKAQPAPAAAVTPAAAPAASPAQPTPPGAATPPAPAAEPGGRRPRTEVLVARAEALRGDGDLEGAREILEAAFALAPGSGEARLALADLLVADGRELDRAATLIAGAPEAAAVPRRRVLAGRLAELRGDDAAAVAEYAAALDLGADAEVRVRRALALERLGRGDEALLELHRASRERPGDALVRARLAERYEAAGLLPAAEAELVAAAEATPDRAAGWDRLARFYARTHREDKARAAEAKARAAAGTPRERVLRPLLPSSR, encoded by the coding sequence ATGCGCACCCTCCCGCCCCTGGCCGTCCTCGCCGCCGTCGCCGTCGCAGGCTGCACCCCCCGCGCCCACACCTTCTCGCGGCCGCCCACCGCCGCCGCCCCGAAGGCGCAGCCCGCGCCGGCTGCGGCGGTCACCCCGGCGGCCGCCCCCGCGGCGTCCCCCGCGCAGCCCACCCCGCCCGGCGCGGCCACCCCCCCGGCCCCCGCGGCCGAGCCCGGCGGCCGGCGCCCGCGCACGGAGGTGCTGGTGGCGCGCGCCGAGGCGCTCCGCGGCGACGGCGACCTGGAGGGCGCGCGCGAGATCCTGGAGGCCGCGTTCGCGCTCGCCCCCGGCTCCGGCGAGGCGCGCCTCGCGCTCGCCGACCTGCTGGTCGCGGACGGCCGCGAGCTGGACCGCGCCGCCACGCTCATCGCCGGCGCGCCCGAGGCGGCCGCGGTCCCGCGGCGCCGGGTGCTGGCCGGGCGCCTCGCCGAGCTGCGCGGTGACGACGCGGCGGCGGTGGCCGAGTACGCGGCGGCGCTCGACCTCGGCGCCGACGCCGAGGTCCGGGTCCGGCGCGCGCTCGCGCTGGAGCGGCTCGGGCGCGGCGACGAGGCGCTGCTGGAGCTGCACCGCGCCAGCCGCGAGCGGCCCGGGGATGCGCTGGTGCGCGCCCGCCTCGCCGAGCGGTACGAGGCCGCGGGGCTGCTGCCCGCGGCCGAGGCGGAGCTGGTGGCGGCGGCGGAGGCCACGCCGGACCGCGCCGCCGGCTGGGACCGGCTGGCGCGCTTCTACGCGCGCACGCACCGCGAGGACAAGGCGCGCGCCGCCGAGGCGAAGGCCCGGGCCGCGGCCGGCACGCCGCGAGAGCGCGTGCTGCGGCCGCTGCTGCCGTCCAGCCGCTGA
- a CDS encoding exo-beta-N-acetylmuramidase NamZ family protein has translation MSPRRPPTPRTRPRAARRGPVRSGLDVLAARRFAPLRGRAVGLVCNPTAVTSRLVHAADLLHGARGVRLAALFGPEHGVRGDAQYMAAVEGERDPRTGVPVHSLYGSTPASLTPRPEHLAGLDALVFDIQDVGTRFYTYQATMMLCMEAAAAARVAFVVLDRPNPIDGVRVEGPALRPGFESFCGLHDLAVRHGMTVGELALLFRAERRLDLELELVPCEGWRRGQRFRDTGLPWVFPSPNMPTPETALVYPGMCLLEGTNLSEGRGTTRPFELFGAPWLDGARLAADLARDRLPGVAFRPVSFVPTWDKHAGVRCHGVELHVTDPERFRPFRTGLACVIRARAQDPVRFAWRTEPYEFVADVPAFDLLCGSAREREGIEAGASAAELARAFAPEERAFARRRSPFLRYRDLR, from the coding sequence ATGAGCCCACGCCGTCCGCCCACCCCACGAACGCGCCCGCGCGCCGCGCGCCGCGGCCCGGTCCGCTCCGGCCTCGACGTCCTGGCGGCGCGCCGCTTCGCGCCGCTCCGCGGCCGCGCGGTGGGCCTCGTCTGCAACCCCACCGCGGTCACCTCCCGGCTCGTGCACGCCGCCGACCTGCTCCACGGCGCGCGCGGCGTGCGGCTGGCGGCGCTGTTCGGGCCGGAGCACGGCGTCCGCGGCGACGCGCAGTACATGGCCGCGGTGGAGGGCGAGCGCGATCCCCGCACCGGCGTGCCGGTCCACTCGCTGTACGGCTCCACGCCGGCGTCGCTGACGCCGCGCCCCGAGCACCTGGCCGGCCTGGACGCGCTCGTCTTCGACATCCAGGACGTCGGCACCCGCTTCTACACGTACCAGGCCACCATGATGCTGTGCATGGAGGCGGCCGCGGCGGCGCGGGTCGCGTTCGTGGTGCTGGACCGCCCCAACCCCATCGACGGCGTGCGCGTGGAGGGGCCCGCGCTGCGCCCGGGCTTCGAGAGCTTCTGCGGGCTGCACGACCTGGCGGTGCGCCACGGCATGACGGTCGGCGAGCTGGCGCTGCTGTTCCGCGCCGAGCGGCGGCTCGACCTCGAGCTCGAGCTCGTGCCGTGCGAGGGGTGGCGACGCGGGCAGCGCTTCCGCGACACCGGCCTGCCCTGGGTGTTCCCCTCGCCGAACATGCCCACGCCGGAGACGGCGCTCGTCTACCCCGGCATGTGCCTGCTCGAGGGGACCAACCTGTCGGAGGGGCGCGGCACCACGCGCCCGTTCGAGCTGTTCGGCGCGCCGTGGCTGGACGGCGCCCGCCTCGCCGCCGACCTCGCGCGCGACCGGCTCCCGGGCGTGGCCTTCCGCCCGGTGAGCTTCGTGCCCACCTGGGACAAGCACGCCGGGGTCCGCTGCCACGGCGTGGAGCTGCACGTGACCGATCCCGAGCGCTTCCGCCCGTTCCGCACCGGCCTCGCCTGCGTCATCCGCGCCCGCGCCCAGGATCCGGTCCGGTTCGCCTGGCGCACGGAGCCGTACGAGTTCGTGGCGGACGTCCCCGCGTTCGACCTGCTGTGCGGCTCGGCGCGGGAGCGCGAGGGCATCGAGGCGGGCGCCTCGGCCGCCGAGCTGGCGCGGGCGTTCGCGCCGGAGGAGCGGGCCTTCGCCCGCCGCCGGTCGCCCTTCCTGCGCTATCGCGACCTGCGCTAG
- a CDS encoding lysylphosphatidylglycerol synthase transmembrane domain-containing protein: MGDRLAWLRSLAPARPPGGRGPGSRTAIHLAGLAVVAGLAVLAARHVDLREVAGVVAGADPLLLLAAGGANLLSLAVHSARWASVVRGPALRVRFRDAFSAVVAGFALSLVIPARAGDVARAMLLSRRSGAPVASLLTAAALDYVVGAAALVPLLAALALLGPLPGWARQVLLVFAAVAVAGVLLARLLRPPRGRAPERGGGAGLRVRLRAGLAAAHDPRALAASFAWGLAGWAAEVLIALLALVAVGLPPSLFAAGLAVVASTAANVVAVSPGNAGPFEAAVVLALAGAGASREAALAFALLYHLAHLVPVGVVGGAVLLREARAAGRDAPTGP, encoded by the coding sequence ATGGGCGACCGGCTCGCCTGGCTGCGGTCGCTCGCGCCGGCGCGGCCACCTGGGGGCCGCGGGCCTGGGAGCCGGACCGCGATCCACCTGGCCGGCCTCGCGGTGGTCGCCGGGCTGGCGGTGCTGGCGGCGCGCCACGTGGACCTGCGCGAGGTCGCCGGCGTCGTCGCCGGCGCCGACCCGCTGCTCCTGCTCGCCGCGGGCGGCGCGAACCTGCTCTCGCTCGCGGTGCACAGCGCGCGCTGGGCCTCGGTGGTGCGCGGCCCCGCGCTGCGGGTGCGCTTCCGCGACGCGTTCTCGGCGGTGGTGGCCGGCTTCGCGCTCTCGCTCGTGATCCCGGCCCGGGCCGGCGACGTGGCCCGCGCCATGCTGCTCTCGCGCCGGTCGGGCGCGCCGGTGGCATCGCTCCTCACCGCCGCGGCGCTCGACTACGTGGTGGGCGCTGCCGCCCTGGTCCCGCTGCTCGCCGCGCTGGCGCTGCTCGGGCCGCTGCCCGGCTGGGCGCGCCAGGTGCTCCTCGTGTTCGCGGCGGTGGCGGTCGCCGGCGTGCTCCTGGCGCGCCTCCTGCGGCCGCCGCGCGGCCGCGCGCCGGAGCGCGGCGGCGGGGCGGGCCTGCGGGTGCGCCTGCGCGCAGGGCTCGCGGCGGCGCACGATCCGCGCGCGCTCGCCGCGTCCTTCGCGTGGGGGCTCGCCGGCTGGGCGGCCGAGGTGCTCATCGCGCTGCTCGCGCTGGTCGCGGTGGGGCTGCCGCCCTCGCTGTTCGCGGCGGGGCTGGCGGTGGTGGCGTCCACCGCGGCCAACGTGGTGGCGGTGTCGCCCGGGAACGCCGGGCCGTTCGAGGCCGCGGTGGTGCTCGCGCTCGCCGGCGCGGGCGCCTCGCGGGAGGCGGCGCTGGCGTTCGCGCTGCTCTACCACCTCGCGCACCTCGTGCCGGTCGGCGTGGTGGGCGGCGCGGTGCTGCTGCGGGAGGCGCGCGCGGCGGGACGGGACGCTCCGACCGGTCCGTAG
- a CDS encoding glycosyltransferase family 4 protein: MKIGVVTEYYYPSVGGIQEHVHHFAREARRLGHTVRIVTSAMPDLGAEPGAPQPDVIRLGRSLPAYTNGGFGRVTGGLGVRGALREVLARERFDVVHVHAPLTPVLPLLAIHHATGPLVGTFHTNFRPGLLFRMMRGPLQRYLDRLDAAVAVSQACLGAFRDRLHADFRIIPNGVDAERFARGRRLRRYDDGKLNVLFVGRLEPRNGLDRLLAAFHRAWRQVGARLLVLGDGPLLPRYRAMVPRELREDVVFAGRVLDERPDWYATADVYCAPTRLASFGVTLLEAMASGKPVLAADIDGFREVMQHGREGELLSGDDPAAWARALVRIAREPARAQAYGERGRLTTQRYAWPSVTREVLGLYRSIGVRG, encoded by the coding sequence GTGAAGATCGGCGTCGTCACCGAGTACTACTACCCGAGCGTCGGGGGCATCCAGGAGCACGTCCACCACTTCGCCCGCGAGGCGAGGCGGCTCGGGCACACGGTCCGGATCGTCACCTCGGCCATGCCCGACCTGGGCGCCGAGCCGGGCGCGCCGCAGCCCGACGTGATCCGCCTCGGTCGCAGCCTGCCCGCGTACACGAACGGCGGCTTCGGCCGGGTGACCGGCGGCCTCGGCGTCCGCGGCGCCCTGCGCGAGGTCCTCGCCCGCGAGCGCTTCGACGTGGTCCACGTGCACGCGCCGCTCACCCCGGTGCTGCCCCTGCTCGCCATCCACCACGCCACCGGGCCGCTCGTCGGCACGTTCCACACGAACTTCCGGCCCGGCCTGCTGTTCCGGATGATGCGCGGGCCGCTGCAGCGCTACCTCGACCGGCTCGACGCGGCGGTGGCGGTGTCGCAGGCGTGCCTGGGCGCGTTCCGCGACCGGCTGCACGCGGACTTCCGCATCATCCCGAACGGCGTGGACGCCGAGCGCTTCGCGCGCGGGCGCCGCCTGCGCCGCTACGACGACGGCAAGCTGAACGTGCTGTTCGTGGGCCGGCTCGAGCCGCGCAACGGCCTCGACCGGCTGCTCGCGGCGTTCCACCGCGCCTGGCGCCAGGTGGGGGCGCGCCTGCTGGTTCTCGGCGACGGCCCGCTGCTGCCGCGCTATCGTGCCATGGTGCCGCGCGAGCTGCGTGAGGACGTGGTGTTTGCCGGCCGGGTGCTCGACGAGCGCCCGGACTGGTACGCCACGGCCGACGTCTACTGCGCGCCCACGCGGCTGGCGAGCTTCGGGGTGACGCTGCTCGAGGCCATGGCCTCGGGCAAGCCGGTGCTGGCCGCGGACATCGACGGCTTCCGGGAGGTCATGCAGCACGGCCGCGAGGGCGAGCTGCTCTCCGGCGACGACCCCGCCGCGTGGGCGCGGGCGCTGGTGCGCATCGCGCGCGAGCCGGCCCGCGCGCAGGCGTACGGCGAGCGCGGCCGGCTCACCACCCAGCGCTACGCCTGGCCCTCGGTGACGCGCGAGGTGCTCGGGCTGTACCGCTCCATCGGCGTGCGGGGCTGA
- a CDS encoding endonuclease MutS2: protein MRAEDTLNELGWPRILEALAGRCRLPAGRRQAATLPFLPDAPAVREALARVGEARALSEAGTSLPLGGVADVEPHLDRAAKGGVLEPLALRECAGLARAAARTRATLEPRAAELPRLWALAEALSPSAGVADRIERAIEPDGSISDRASPALAAARDRSRGLHRALKAQVEALLDDGEMQRHLRDRYFTIRNDRYVLPVLASARGQVPGIVHNASQSGQTLFVEPDSMVELGNELSIANAMAAEEEQRILRELSQALTAGAGALARDLQVLARLDLLEAEARLASDLDAHAPEVGPEPAGFELLSLRHPLLVLQAKKVVASHVRLSPPQRALIVSGPNGGGKTVAITAVGLSALMLRAGLPVAAAEGSRLPFYLEVKAAVDERGDLTKDLSTFTAHLAAVKDMLAGAVPGSLILVDEIAADTDPREGAALAAAILEALVERGATVLVTTHLDELKALALTDARYGNARVGFDAERLVPTYQVHLGAPGSSSAIEVAARVGLPAAVVERARAARHGQGGALGEALRALDEERGRLAAERRGAEEARAAARAAEQRARAAEEAARRAEREAGARMGAALAEELEAARAEVAELMAELQARPSVKKAAESKARLDAWHATVSQAAEATRARAEAGPEALPGGEVKPGARVRILSLGQEGEVVEVDGKDALVRAGPLKIRRPVKDLIALAGKARDAGLARTRGEKLAAASAARPGAPVSAERRLDARGLRVEELLREVDRFLDRMYADGEAECVVLHGHGTGALKQALRDHLAASPYVGAFRSGDRHEGGDAVTVIALRR from the coding sequence ATGCGCGCGGAAGACACGCTGAACGAGCTGGGCTGGCCCCGGATCCTCGAGGCGCTGGCGGGCCGCTGCCGGCTGCCCGCCGGACGCCGCCAGGCCGCCACCCTCCCCTTCCTGCCCGACGCGCCCGCGGTGCGCGAGGCGCTCGCGCGGGTGGGCGAGGCCCGCGCGCTGTCGGAGGCGGGCACCTCGCTGCCGCTCGGCGGCGTCGCGGACGTGGAGCCGCACCTCGACCGCGCCGCCAAGGGCGGCGTGCTCGAGCCGCTCGCGCTGCGCGAGTGCGCCGGGCTCGCCCGCGCCGCCGCCCGCACCCGGGCGACGCTCGAGCCGCGCGCGGCCGAGCTCCCGCGCCTGTGGGCGCTCGCCGAGGCGCTCAGCCCCTCGGCCGGCGTGGCCGACCGCATCGAGCGCGCCATCGAGCCGGACGGCTCCATCTCCGACCGCGCCAGCCCGGCCCTCGCCGCCGCGCGGGACCGCTCCCGCGGGCTGCACCGCGCCCTGAAGGCCCAGGTCGAGGCGCTGCTCGACGACGGCGAGATGCAGCGCCACCTGCGCGACCGGTACTTCACCATCCGCAACGACCGCTACGTGCTCCCGGTGCTGGCGAGCGCGCGCGGGCAGGTCCCGGGCATCGTCCACAACGCCTCGCAGTCCGGCCAGACGCTGTTCGTGGAGCCGGACTCGATGGTCGAGCTCGGCAACGAGCTGTCCATCGCGAACGCCATGGCCGCCGAGGAGGAGCAGCGCATCCTCCGCGAGCTGTCGCAGGCGCTCACCGCCGGCGCCGGCGCGCTGGCGCGCGACCTCCAGGTGCTGGCCCGCCTCGACCTGCTCGAGGCGGAGGCCCGGCTCGCCTCGGACCTCGACGCGCACGCGCCCGAGGTGGGCCCGGAGCCGGCCGGCTTCGAGCTGCTCTCGCTCCGCCACCCGCTGCTCGTGCTGCAGGCCAAGAAGGTGGTGGCGAGCCACGTGCGCCTCTCGCCGCCGCAGCGCGCGCTCATCGTCTCCGGCCCGAACGGCGGCGGGAAGACGGTCGCCATCACCGCGGTGGGCCTCTCCGCGCTCATGCTGCGCGCCGGCCTGCCGGTGGCGGCGGCCGAGGGCTCGCGCCTCCCGTTCTACCTGGAGGTGAAGGCCGCGGTGGACGAGCGCGGCGACCTCACCAAGGACCTCTCCACCTTCACCGCGCACCTCGCCGCGGTGAAGGACATGCTGGCCGGCGCGGTGCCGGGCTCGCTGATCCTGGTGGACGAGATCGCCGCCGACACCGATCCGCGCGAGGGCGCCGCGCTCGCCGCCGCGATCCTGGAGGCGCTGGTGGAGCGCGGGGCCACCGTGCTCGTCACCACCCACCTCGACGAGCTGAAGGCGCTCGCGCTCACCGACGCGCGCTACGGCAACGCCCGCGTCGGCTTCGACGCGGAGCGGCTGGTGCCGACCTACCAGGTGCACCTCGGCGCGCCGGGCAGCTCGTCGGCGATCGAGGTCGCGGCGCGGGTCGGGTTGCCGGCCGCGGTGGTGGAGCGGGCGCGCGCGGCGCGGCACGGCCAGGGCGGCGCGCTCGGCGAGGCGCTCCGCGCGCTCGACGAGGAGCGCGGCCGGCTCGCGGCCGAGCGGCGCGGCGCGGAGGAGGCGCGCGCCGCGGCCCGGGCGGCCGAGCAGCGCGCGCGGGCGGCGGAGGAGGCGGCGCGGCGGGCGGAGCGCGAGGCCGGCGCGCGCATGGGCGCGGCGCTGGCGGAGGAGCTCGAGGCGGCGCGCGCCGAGGTGGCCGAGCTCATGGCCGAGCTGCAGGCGCGGCCGAGCGTGAAGAAGGCGGCCGAGTCGAAGGCGCGGCTCGACGCGTGGCACGCCACGGTCTCGCAGGCCGCGGAGGCGACGCGCGCCCGCGCCGAGGCGGGGCCGGAGGCGCTGCCCGGCGGCGAGGTGAAGCCGGGCGCGCGCGTCCGGATCCTGTCGCTCGGGCAGGAGGGCGAGGTGGTGGAGGTGGACGGCAAGGACGCGCTGGTGCGCGCCGGGCCACTCAAGATCCGCCGGCCGGTGAAGGACCTGATCGCGCTCGCCGGCAAGGCGCGCGACGCGGGGCTGGCCCGCACGCGCGGGGAGAAGCTCGCCGCGGCGAGCGCGGCGCGGCCGGGCGCGCCGGTGAGCGCCGAGCGCCGGCTCGACGCGCGCGGACTGCGGGTGGAAGAGCTGCTGCGCGAGGTGGACCGCTTCCTCGACCGCATGTACGCGGACGGTGAAGCCGAGTGCGTGGTGCTGCACGGCCACGGCACCGGCGCGCTCAAGCAGGCGCTGCGGGATCACCTTGCCGCATCCCCTTACGTGGGAGCCTTCCGTTCCGGCGATCGGCACGAGGGTGGCGATGCGGTGACGGTGATCGCCCTCCGCCGTTAG
- a CDS encoding RNA polymerase sigma factor, translating to MTAHRKAEGGEDAGAADAADVAAALRGDRAAQRALYDRHRPAVHRLARGFPALDADDAEDVVQDAFVRAFASLARLEQPARFGGWLLTIARNRAITRIARGRARDQLADELGREAEALGVAEAEAPDPEAGAELELVRRVVDELPEGPEKETVRLFYLEGQLTAREIAARLGVGKSAITMRLERFRAKVKRRLLAEVARLRGEES from the coding sequence GTGACGGCGCACCGCAAGGCCGAGGGCGGGGAGGACGCGGGGGCGGCGGACGCCGCCGACGTGGCCGCCGCCCTGCGCGGCGACCGCGCCGCCCAGCGCGCGCTCTACGACCGGCACCGGCCGGCGGTGCACCGGCTGGCGCGCGGCTTCCCGGCGCTCGACGCCGACGACGCCGAGGACGTGGTGCAGGACGCGTTCGTCCGCGCCTTCGCGAGCCTGGCCCGGCTGGAGCAGCCGGCGCGCTTCGGCGGCTGGCTGCTCACGATCGCCCGCAACCGGGCCATCACCCGCATCGCCCGCGGCCGGGCGCGGGACCAGCTCGCCGACGAGCTGGGGCGGGAGGCGGAGGCGCTGGGGGTCGCCGAGGCAGAGGCCCCGGATCCGGAGGCCGGCGCCGAGCTGGAGCTGGTCCGCCGGGTGGTGGACGAGCTGCCGGAGGGGCCGGAGAAGGAGACCGTGCGGCTCTTCTACCTGGAGGGCCAGCTCACCGCGCGCGAGATCGCGGCCCGCCTGGGCGTCGGGAAGAGCGCGATCACCATGCGGCTCGAGCGGTTCCGGGCGAAGGTGAAGCGCCGGCTGCTCGCCGAGGTGGCCAGGCTGCGCGGTGAGGAGTCCTAG
- a CDS encoding polysaccharide deacetylase family protein, translated as MPARKRLAVALAVLGGVALLGLAARLALEGRPGPGAALGLATVAAALAVLQALWVPFDLTGRSLRRGPAGPPSVALTFDDGPSDDTPAVLDALDRAGVRATFFVLGEAARRAPERVREVARRGHLVALHGDTHAKLLLAGPRRVGAELDRCAEAIRAAGVEPAPLFRAPHGFRGPFLGPALRRRGLTLVGWTRGVFDTERPGAEVIAARASRRMRPGEILLLHDGCATPGLDPRRDQTAAAVPEIVRRWREAGYAFVTLDAFAAPRAAAGGAGAAARGGA; from the coding sequence GTGCCGGCCCGCAAGCGGCTCGCGGTGGCGCTGGCGGTGCTCGGGGGCGTGGCGCTGCTCGGCCTGGCGGCGCGGCTCGCGCTCGAGGGGCGGCCCGGCCCCGGCGCGGCGCTCGGGCTCGCCACCGTCGCCGCCGCGCTCGCCGTCCTCCAGGCGCTGTGGGTGCCGTTCGACCTCACCGGCCGGAGCCTGCGGCGCGGGCCCGCGGGGCCGCCCTCGGTGGCGCTCACCTTCGACGACGGTCCCTCCGACGACACGCCGGCGGTGCTGGACGCGCTCGATCGCGCCGGCGTGCGGGCCACGTTCTTCGTGCTGGGCGAGGCCGCGCGCCGCGCGCCGGAGCGGGTGCGGGAGGTCGCGCGCCGCGGGCACCTCGTGGCGCTGCACGGCGACACGCACGCGAAGCTGCTCCTCGCCGGGCCGCGGCGCGTCGGGGCCGAGCTGGATCGCTGCGCCGAGGCCATCCGCGCCGCCGGCGTCGAGCCCGCGCCGCTGTTCCGCGCCCCGCACGGCTTCCGCGGGCCGTTCCTCGGGCCGGCGCTGCGCCGGCGCGGCCTCACGCTGGTGGGCTGGACGCGCGGCGTGTTCGACACCGAGCGGCCCGGCGCCGAGGTCATCGCGGCGCGCGCCAGCCGCCGCATGCGGCCGGGCGAGATCCTGCTCCTGCACGACGGCTGCGCCACGCCCGGGCTCGACCCGCGGCGCGATCAGACCGCCGCGGCGGTGCCGGAGATCGTGCGCCGCTGGCGCGAGGCCGGGTACGCGTTCGTCACGCTGGACGCGTTCGCCGCGCCGCGGGCGGCCGCGGGCGGGGCGGGCGCCGCCGCGCGGGGAGGGGCGTAG